CAAACCGTCCCACCCTTCATAATCGCGCCTGATGGACGCGATTTCAAACACACGCAGGTCAAACACCCGAATCCGATCGTCCGAGCGGTCTCCGTGGATGAACTCGGCCCTTCCATCGCCGTTCACATCTCCCACAGCCAGTCCATCGCCCCCTTCAAAATCGCGCGCGAAGGACAGGACCTCGGTTCCGCTCATGTTGAACACGCGAATCCTGTCGGCGGAACGGTCTCCCTGGACGATCTCGGCCCGACCGTCCCCATCCACATCGCCCACCGCGAAGCCATCATACTCTTCAAAGTCAAGGCCGAACGAGCGCTCAAGGTTCCCCCACTGGCCCAGGATGTGGACTACATCGCCCCGATCTCCGTGGACGATCTCGGCCCAGCCGTCGCCATCCACGTCTCCCGCTGCCAATCCGTCGTTTTCCTCAAAATCCAGTTGGAACCCCCCAGACACGCCGGCCACATAATACGCATCCCCGCACCAGGAATAGTCATAGGGCACCAAGCCGTATCCGTTAGACCCAGGGATGTGATCCTCGGGCGAAGGCCAGCCTGCGCCCCAACTGTTTCGGATGATCCACACATTCATGGCATCGTCCCAGCCGACGATCACGATGCAGTGGCCGCCGCCACAGGCTTGGAGCGGCCCATGGCACAGGAGCGCCCTCTTGATCGCCGTCCGGTCGCTGCCCACGTGCCCGTAGTCCGCGATCGTCCACAATCTGCCCGTCCAGCCAGCGCACCGGACGCAACCGCATGGATTGGCGCACGCGCCACCGCTGCAGTTGCAGAGACAGGGAGCGTCAGAACCCCGACAAGCCCCCGACTGAAACGGAAAACAATCCTCATCCACAACGCCCAAATTCCTCACGTGCGAGAACGTGTCCCTTCGGGCATCTTCCGAAGCCTCGCGCCCTTCGCAATCCGCGCGGGAATAGCAGCCGGAGATCAGATCTTGCTCCGACAAATCTATCGCTTGGCCGGTCTCCACCACGTGCGTCAGGTCCATCGCGCCGATGGTGGCAAATGCCCAGCATCCGCCACAGGTTTGCTGGTTTCTCACCGGAGGAAACGTGTAGTAGTCCCGCCAGTCAAAGCGGCTGGGCAATGTGGACATTTGGCAGCGGTCGCACGGCGGGCAACGGCCCCCGCAATCAATCCCCGTCTCGCTACCGTTTCGGATTCCATC
The sequence above is a segment of the Chloroflexota bacterium genome. Coding sequences within it:
- a CDS encoding VCBS repeat-containing protein, which produces MKGRWTFVGGMVVFLLALGAVFAHAQGAAPEGQADGPDIGGAMRGAIPFYTSGDIPSDDQHPTLNGGSERRVYMGDDCYYEQALQFPTSTRTPTRTPTRTPTRTRTPTRTPADIPDLGDAPDSTNSFGYAMSAYPGVKAEFPTVFASAVGGRAGPLHRNETLLFYLGESISREEEADTGPDADGENNINPKEDMADLDRRDDGLKLPASLPHCEAIVLEYAVTVRAGAPKEVYLNVWLDWDRNGQWGEVPLCPGDIPAPEWAVKNEVVSLPTKPGFYEMTTPKFLVYNPDPSQDLWVRITISDEEAPDADGSGPEKGWAYGETEDYRFRGVLTPTPTPTRTPTRTPTLTPTRTRTPTPTPTRTPTRTPTRTRTPTRTPTRTPTPVGSCFDGIRNGSETGIDCGGRCPPCDRCQMSTLPSRFDWRDYYTFPPVRNQQTCGGCWAFATIGAMDLTHVVETGQAIDLSEQDLISGCYSRADCEGREASEDARRDTFSHVRNLGVVDEDCFPFQSGACRGSDAPCLCNCSGGACANPCGCVRCAGWTGRLWTIADYGHVGSDRTAIKRALLCHGPLQACGGGHCIVIVGWDDAMNVWIIRNSWGAGWPSPEDHIPGSNGYGLVPYDYSWCGDAYYVAGVSGGFQLDFEENDGLAAGDVDGDGWAEIVHGDRGDVVHILGQWGNLERSFGLDFEEYDGFAVGDVDGDGRAEIVQGDRSADRIRVFNMSGTEVLSFARDFEGGDGLAVGDVNGDGRAEFIHGDRSDDRIRVFDLRVFEIASIRRDYEGWDGL